The genomic window GGTAATCAAGTTGGACTACTAGAGTAATTGATATTCATGATGAGATACCAGATTGTTggattttatatgaaaatgttGAGATGATTTGTTTTGTCACGTAAATTTAATGAGGGATTATTAAATGGTTATAAGGAATGGTTGTAACAtgatcttgataaaaaaatttggaatttCTTAAAGTTTGAATAAATTATCAGCTACGAGACTTAATAagaaatgttaattttatttcaggTACCTCACAGACTCGCTAGGAGTAGTctttagttgttatttttttagacttAGATAATTATGGATTAGTGGGATGTATGATCAAACTTTTATGTTGTAACTATAGACATCTTATTTTCCTATGTATCCAAGAGGTTTTCaggttaaattaattagaattattgaTTAGCTATGATGATTTAAAAGTGCATGTTTCTTGAAACTTTGTAAAACTAAAgtcttaaatatatattatgcatGTAGTAGTATTTTGTGTAGAATCAATATAATTAGTTTCATACcatataaacatatttaatgTTAGTTGTTATAAGgtttgttattaattattataatgttttattattgtattatcattgttattgtgTAAACAATAGAAGTTAGAAATATTACAGATTATTAAGAATGAATAAGGGAATGTGGAATATAATGAGATGTGATCCATGATGATTGGATTGAAATTATGGTAAAGAATTTGTATGGATTTGAGAATAAGgattgtatttgattttgattgaattgatGTCGACACTTGAGATGTTCAAGATACAAAGGACACCCTGTTgaaattttaacataattttaaaaaaaaaattcttaagttTAAAACTCAATGAAGCAAGTTTACATGTAGAATTATAGGGTGTTACATGCATGGTTAATTATATATCATAAACAATGCTAActtatattaagaaaacaaataaatggcATGGATaagtttaattgtttaaataaatagttaaacatgttaatattttattttaatcatttgataACATGTTTGTTATGTAACTCAATTGATTTACTTGTGACGTTAATTTGTCAAAGGTCACGAGTTCGAGAATGATGTGAACActattctcttttatttatttaatttttagaaaaaagcaCATACAAcccttataaaaagaaaaacaatgctGGCCTAGAAGCACGACATACCTCAAGCCCACGCGTCAAAGCTATTTTATAACAGGCTCACAtgtctgggttttttttattggcccTTTGGATttctttgacatttttttatattgttttctttcaatctcattctttaatattgagtttttattgaattttatcatttagtattgagttgattacaaatcagtttttgtattttttttttatcatataataacatagaaaaattaattcaacttaGTAGAGTTTATAACTTGGGTCGCGAATTTGGTGGGTTGACTAGGTTAAATTGagcttgtttccttttcttttttagctttgatttgtttttttggactTACTCAATCGACAATCTCACATTGAGACAACTtccatacaatttaatttaagacTCGGACTAAGTAAAGAATCGGATCATGATTTTTAAGTTTGAACTGTTATactaaatttaatgaaaatgcTGAAAAAATTCTTACAATCTAGATATTATTTCTTCTATATTCCAAAATTTTATCCGAGAAACAATGTAGTAAATGTGCTTTATGTACATAATAGAGTGTCCGTTTGGCTATGCGTTAGCGTCTGTATTTaaccataattttatttggaaaatataattttatttttggacccTACCAATAAATGAGTTTTGAACGCAGTTTTTGAGAAGCTACTTCAACATGAATTTGCTACGCTTTTCCTCTACTTTTCATTGAGTTGCATTTTATTATCGTTGAATTTGCTACCCATAAGACAAGAATAACCTCACGCTCCTTTGCACTAATCAAAATTTCAATGCTGGGCAGTTTTTGCATAAGTTAAAAATTTGACGAGACTCAAGTTTTCGTATctgtaaattataaaaatatacatattttttaattctcaccAATTATTTACATAATTTGATCTCCATCtcgattttgtttttgaaattttttttaatcaatgtgGTTCCATGTTCATAACCTTACGAAAACTAGAGGCCTTGCTGTATAGATTATATTCGTAATGAAATTGCAATAAGTTTTATGAGATAGTAAAATCAGTATTGTAATTCACATGGTTGTTTTTACAATGAATTAATAATGAAACGCACATTAatataattgcaaaataaaaaattaatacatgtcattttagattattttattaccaatatcaatttcaacaattattctaaccaaataatttagatatattttttattgaataattacttcaaccataattttaactaaacacgtattttaatcaaaacaacaacatttaaaaatgattttttaaaacttatttttttcagattacAATCACAAAAGTTATAATAACACTAAACACACTTAGAGTCTTGCTGTGAACAAGCTTTCATGGTGGCTGGTCAAATTTATATTATCCTTTCTTTACCTTAATATTTACAAGTCTGGGGTTTtttgccatatttttttttactcttataTTAGTTTAGTTTGGGGACGCCAAATGAAAACTCCCTAGTTTTTATGTCCTGACACATTAAAAACTACTCAAGACTGCTAGTTTGTAATGCACAGGCTGATTTGAAGAGCGAATGTGCTATGCTGTTGTTCTCATGGGACCATGGCCCCCAGGTTTAGCATCGTTTTATAAAGACTCCCAACCAGGTTCCTCTCAAATGGTTGCTTCTTACAATTATGGTCCATCTTACTTTGCTTTATTCCTAGTCTTATTCATGCATGTTCCTCGCCTTGGTTCCCCTCCCCCAACCGCTCCCcagatctatatatatataagttgacAAAGTCTTGTAAGATTGGAAGTAATTAcgttaaaaactatattttaaaatattattttgcttaaaaatatgtCAAAATAGTACATATAAATGATACagtaatttaaaactaaatgaaattcaaatttttttagaaataaggTTGGATGATAATCCTCTTCACGGATTCTTTTCCTTCATTACCACATGGGGAATTCCATTTTTaacaactaataattaaattcaaacctGACAAAACTACTACTATACGAAAGGGCCAAAGCAAGAAAGCACACGGCATCCCAAGCACAGGCAATTAATGCACCCCCAACGGTCACTGCCCCTGCCACCGCCTCcgacaccaccaccacctcttcTTGGAAACCCTTAATACTATATGACTTGTAGCACATGTGAACATCTTCTTTACAGAAACCAATGGTAAACGTACGATGTTACATGGGCCCTCCTTCATGGATCTCAAAAAGAGCATGGGCTTATGTCTTCACTAGTAGTCATGTCTCTAGATCCAAAGACAACATATAGATTGAGGGATTGTTGTAATTGCTAACAGGGTATGCttctattattgattttttttttaatttattgagttttttctgaatataaaatcatttaaggAAATGATTTAATCTCCATTGAGGCTTCAAGATGTATattaggaagaagaaaacagtaaTTAAGTAACTGTATGTCCAGTGGGAAGGGGATGGTGGAGGCCTATCTTGTCCTTGGAAGAGTACCTCAAATTGGCGATGGATTGTTGCCTCTGTCATCCAGAGGGAGACAGGAGCACCTTTGATTCAAAGATCTCAAGTCCAGAGATATGGTAAGAGGGAAAGAAAAGGGGGGATAGTGACCACTCGTTGACATGGAGGGGGGAGGGTGCCTTGGACTATAGTGAAATTGTGGCTGTTACTAGCTAGACATTACTAGCTTTACATCTTGCGCAATATTGCGGGAGaatctttaattatataatatgatCAAAATAAGTATTGGGAAGAGTTTGTAAGATTTAAATCTTGAAAGAGAAAATGCATTTTTCAAGTCTAAGCCTCAATtccttatttatgttttttttttatgaaaaatatctttttttttaatcaacaacaTTGTTTCATGAAAACCATATAAAcgaaacaaatatataattgcttaaaataatcaaagaatGACTAATTCATGAAAACCATATAAATGTAACAATTAAAAGACTAATTAATTCTCATTGAATATTGGacaattttttacaatttattgcatattagatttatatataattgcttAAAAAGTGATtgtaaatataagaaaaaaaggtataatttcattttaaaagtatcaTATATTAGATGATTTGTTAAATAGCattgaaattgttattttaaataaatatttgttttaaattaaatacaaaagttTTATGGGTTGAGGAGGCCAAGCCCACGTGCATGACCTTAGAAGGGAAAAGGGCAAGTGCAAGTGAACCTAGACTAAGCTCGTGCCCCTATACCCATTTACATTAAGCGGTCGACATGTCATTTGTTATAACAGTTTTCCTGCTACTTCCGGTGGTTGAAAATCAATTCGATGATTTTTACCCttaaagctcatttttcatcttattttgactaaaaaaaactctctaaaACATTCTAGAAACTTAAATTATCTCATTTGAAACTCCAAAACTCCAGAAaataactctaaaaataaaaaatcaatctggATCTAAAAAATCTTTACGGGCTCTGATCTACTTTTTCAGCATGGTTAAGGGGCAAAACCACCACCTTTGAACTTTCCTCTCCAAAACAAACTTATTGACATCAATTTTAACATCTTTTTAGTCGGAATGTAgtctatcaatttttttctctttattctcAAAACATATGAACTGAAAGTAAGGAAAATAAAGTTAGAagacttaagaaaaaaatttaaagaccaAGTTgtgagaaaacaaaaacataaggGATAAAATTTAGCTCTTCCACATCAATATAGCACTACGGAGACGTGAACGGTGCTACTATGTCTAGAGGCAcaataaaacatcattttgatttggTATATTTACTAAATAAGTGACTCGTGCCACGCTTTAGACTGGACCTATTTTTTTTccgacttaaaaaaaaatgccaagTCGAAGTaaatgttcttaaaaaaaatctagtcatTTACTTGATTGGGTTTAAAAAGctcaattaattcaataatatgaTTAGATAAGAAGatattaacaacaaataaagagaaagaaaatatacaaTAATGATTCAATACAATAGATGAATGTTAGTcagtattataaaaatatatccttataatattcttaaaaggtcTTCAATGACTTTATTTgttaacaaaatacaaattaaatgaGGACGACATAATcacatagaaataaaaaaaaataaaagaaattatgaatctcaattccaagcaaataaattgttaaatgacgaaactaaaaagaaaataattttaaaaagcaaaaaataaattgactcgAGTTTATCTGAGTTAGCACGCCAAATCCGTAACCTAGTTATCAAATTAGAATAACCTCGTgggaagaaaattaaataagattatgaaattgaatttgtaaaccaacctaatattaaggagaaaaactgaaaaaataaaataaaaagcaacgCAAAATAAAAGACCCAAGTCAACCTTGGTGAACTTGTTGAATTTATGACCCGAGATATGAAATtgggataacctaatagaaaaacaaatgtcaatCTCCAACCAACCTAatgttgatggatgaaattaaaaaaatatataattttaaaaaatgatctagAAAGACCAAAGTCAACTCGGTCTTATTTTCCTAACCCATGATACGAGTCATGAGACTGGATTACACCATAAAaagtaaacctaaaaaaaatagttatgtcAAATTcccaaccaaccaaaataattagggataaaaaaaattcaacaaaaaagaatggaaaaggaaaaaaaaaaggatcaccATAATAGGGGTGACAAGATGCATCCGGAAGGCTTGACAACGCTGCACGCACCATTTATTTGTTGGGGCTTACATGGCACACGCCactcatttttctatttaaattatattttttatatattaaaagatttaattattcTTGATCCCACatggaaattacaaaaaaaaaaaagctagaataaaatgacaaaaacaccCCTATAAGTAAACCCAACAAAGTTTAATTACAAGGGTTATTTAAGTCATTGGAACATGTAAAACAattgaaaagtaagaaaaaaaaaaaacccctttacctaaggttttttttttttttttttggatttatggGCTGtgtgaaaacttttttttttttgataatttagaaTGTCCGGACCAGTTTACGCATACCATAACTAATCTCCAAACCCACTAAACACCCTGAATATTTATTTGCAGATGAGGTGGACAAAAGTTTGCCTTGACCTGAACATTTATGAAGCTATGTGTCTCCCAAAAATGCTTTGATGTGCAGCACATCCGCTCTTTCCTTACACATGTCCACCATGTCACCACACAAGTATTTTTCCTTATCTTGATCACACATAATTACCTATAATATAAAACGTGTGCCTATTTTActgtatatatttttactgtttCTTCTCTCAGATTTCACTGTAATTTGTAATGGtaagatttttgaaaatttttaatttgattcttgaaCTTTGTTACGGAGCAATTGAGCCCAAATTATAGcctaattgaatatttttttgtggttgagGACTGAATTGAATGTCAAGAAACTAAAGTGTAAATTAAAAGTGATTTGGGTGGtgtgtttaaatttatttgtaaagtaCATTTTTgtttcacatatatatatttttttggctaTAAAGTAACCAGTCATTTGCATTTTTAACAATTGGATTTCaatactaaattttattttcattatcttttaatccagtgaagagagagagagagatatcgAGATCGATCCAGCCTAGAGAGATAAATGTCATTTCTTCGATTCCGGCCACCAAAATGTTAAATATTTGTTCTAAATAGTTTTATATAATGAGGGAAGTTTgacttaagtgtttttttttttttttttacattgaaagtgTCTAGAAAAACCATATGTGAGGTCGTGAAGAAATTAGTTTTCgagttgattttaaattttagatcaattttttacacttttaaaGATTAAGAATTagtttaaaaatgttattagaGTGATTTGTAGATGTTTTGTTAACATTAAAAGAGGTAGATCTTCAGAGGTAGATCAACTTGGTGCATGAATACAAGTTCATGGCCACAAAGCAGCCAGAGAATCTCGTGTTATTTTAGTAATACAATAATTAATGGTGATTATGGTtgctgaaaaggaaaaaaaataaaaataattgccaACTATCTTGTAttgtttattctttaaaatcGTGGAGGATTGGCATTACAAGTATTTCctattgttaaaatatatagcTTATATATGAGGtagttaaagaaaattttatttcatgttaaaaaagtaaaaatttttGTTAATCAAATCGATAGATTTAGATGTTggagagaaaatcaaaattatatctATTAATACTTGGGCATTTGATATTATATAAcataaatgattattattatttttaaaaaattaattaaattttcagaattaattagtctaataattttatataacacCTCTTCTCAAGTtcaaatattttgaatgaaaagttaTCTTTTAAACTCTACAGACTAAAGAGATGTGCCTCCAAATTTTACAGATATATTaatctaaaactatttttttttaaatactagtttGATGTTGATAGAAATTAACTagaaacaattttcttttctccttaaTTTTTCTCTACAAAATCTTTGTTTATTATGTCTATCATAAACAAGACATAACTTCTTAATAAACTTATAGAATTTGTTGTCTATAAGTTTAAGACTTTGTTGTATCCTGAAGGTATATTACTTTAACCCTACAGCAAATATAGTGAGGgcaattaatatattaaacataGTGATTTTCATGCCTCAAAGCCTATTTGCTATACTCTCTGACATTACACTTCTAGCCGTTTTCTTCTCTATACTTTGGTTTTttagcataataataataatagtgttagagaataatatcaattatattttaaaattttatttaaaaaattcaacttttaaACTGAAATAGTTCCTTGACATGATGTCAGAACTTTTATGACTAAATGATtatgagttcaaatctcataATTCTCATTCTCTCTTCTagttaaaatctaattaatagcATAAAGCAAACCTATAtaaatttcaaactcaaaaagCCTATATATAAGAGAATAATATacatcatttcttaatatttatacccagaaaataatataacatgCATGGATTTCCCAAATCTTGTATAAAGCTCTATACTGTAAAAGAAGCAGAATTCACTGCTCGCTGCTCCAAATAATGGCTGTACAAACTCCTGTGCAAATAAAATCCGACCATGTTCAGAATCTTATACCGAACGAAGAACTTggctttcttccttcttttctgAAATCTTCGGAGGAGACCTCATCACCTTAACACGAAATGTTGCCTGCACATGGAAGCTCACTATGTTTTGTCACATAGAATTTATTTGGAAACACATTCTATTGCAGGGGACGTGCTAGGACCAGCATACGTTGGTTCTGATTCCTAGATTGCATTTGGAATATGGATTTAATCTGATTTCAGAAGAAAAGCTATGAACAGGGCAGGGATTATTTGTCACCTTCTTGTCCGAGCCAAACTCAATCATATCTGATGGATGGAATCGGGCAGGAAAGTTCGGAGTTGCCCTATACCGTCTCCCCTCATTACTGCATATGTACAAGATTTCAATCTTACAGAATAACTCCATGATAATATATGAAATACAGGAAGATGTATCTTGATTTCCTCAACTTACTCTGTGATAAAGGTACCATGCTCACTCCGCAAATCAATTAGGTAAAATGCACCATTTTTACAAGAGATACGAGCATGCATTTCTGAAACCTGACATTAAAAATTACAGAaaggaacagttttttttttcaacttcaatgGAAAAGAACCTTACAGCTACACTTTTGCTATTCATATCGAAATAAGTTTTCCAAGGTAATCTAAGAACTCTGTAGGCATATCAGGCCTGTATTACCTCAGGTGCGGGTATCACTATGGACATTCCCGGAAAATCATCATGTGACACACTCCTGCAACCACAACACAGCATCAAAAGAAGTGTCATGTGCTGATGATCGCGGACTGATGATGAAGCCATCCACAGAGTTGAAATTGGTCTTttgtgattaaattaaattgaaatgcaTACCCAACCACACAGGGTTTGTTCTCATCCCTACTTAAACCAATAGGTTGTGAAGCAACAGCCTCATTTCCACATGGTAAAAGAAACCACCTACAGAACAAGGAAGATTGATAATGAAAAAGTGGTTGCTTCATTAGATTATCAGCCAAAAAGAAGATTCAAGGCGTTATGTTCCAAGAAGAAGATTGACAAGGCGCATAATACGTACTCTCCATCAAGAGCACGCTCTAgagcatcatcatcttcaaaccATCTTCGCAACTGGTCACTGGCCTAACAAAATGAACAATCACACATTAGATTCCATCACATATCAGAATCTTCTAATTTCAAGAATAAGATACTATGAGCAACACTTGAAAATAGATTTCATGCTGCTAAGGCAACATACTTTGTCTGAGAGTCGGCAACTTAGAGACCTGCCTTCAAGTTTGGAACTGCAAAAGAAAATCAGATTTCCAGTTGAGTTAAAAGAGAGTAACATAAGAAAAGGTACAATAAATGAGAAGATTATTCTTACAGAAGGAAagaattcttcattttttctcaattctaACAACCATACGGATTTATTTTAACACTTGTTTTTCTAGAATCCCTCATCTGTGTGATATCTCTTTCTCACTCCCAATGCTTAAAGATATCTTTTAGGATCATGAACTACCCATTAGCCCATAGCTCTAAAACGCTAACCACGTAAATGCTTTAAATTTTCAGTCCAAAACAGAGTAAAATAGCATGCCAAAGCTCTTCATTGTGAAAACCGAATTACAGATGAGAGACAACATATGACCTCTAATATGCTATAAGCTTCTACAATCACAAGAAAATCACGTGAACCAATAATTTATCATCTAATTGGGTTTTCAATAGATTAAGTTTTCTGAAACaaatgtatataataaatatctGAGAACAAAATTGACTAACTAGAAAAGACTGAGTTTTCAAGTTTGAACCTATTTCCGCCCAAGACCCAATTGAGCATCACAGGCATTGCTATGTCAACGAAAAATCTGCCACCAACTCTTCCTGGGTGAGGTATCCGAAACTTTGTCAAGAACTGAAAACCAGGTCAAAAGGCATCATGGTTTTGGACGAAAAATTCAGACTGCTGTTTTAGGTTTTCTAACATGTAATCAACAAAGACACCTACCGACAGTGGACCAAGCCCTACACCCAGATACGCCTTGTATGTTGAAGCCATAATTGCCGCCATTCTTGCCATTCCATGGATAATGGCAACTCGAAGTCTTCTAGCATTCTCATAGCTGTGGAAAGAAGTAAGTGTGAGTGAACTAAATAAAGCCattggttaaaaaaaacccatcatatatatttatacacaCAAAACACCGTGTCAGTCAGAATCTGAATATAGATCAATCCATGCTAACAAGTGTCCTAAATTCTAATGTACTAAATAGCATGCAACATCCTGCAAACTATTCAAATTAGAGGATCTTCCATGGTGAGTGGCAACATCATAATCTAAGAAAGAGAGACGCAAAAAATGGCAGGGAAAATAGTTTATAAATGCATAGTTTTTGTCAGTTAACATTGTTTACCCATGATACATCATAGTCTGTTCACACAAAGCTTTGCATACTTTTACACTGAAGATACTTTCCAGAAAACTAGAATAGGAATTTCCTGAAGATTAAGATTCAAATATAATCGGATGATTTCTTTCAGCAAATTGTTCCCTAGATAAAGTCTGTTTTTTGATGAGATGACTACCAAATAATACAGATCTGTTGCATGCACAGGTACACAGATACACTCAACatacttattttttaagtgGATTTTTCCGTGGTCACTACTTAAGGGGAACAAAACTCGAGACTATTTTGAACAAAGCCTTAAGCTCAAAATTCTGAGATGCATTCCAAATGTCCACAGGAATGATTTCCACTTCATCTCCAATTCTCATATCAGGACATTATCACAGCCTCGAAATTTAagcattttcaaattattttaaaaataactaacatGTTACCTCCTTAGTGATGAAATAACGTCAACAGAGGTTCCTGATTCAACACTTTGTTTCCATGCTTTATCAAGCTCCAATGCAAGTTGGTAGCTATCCTGCCATATTGAAATATGGAGTTCATTTAGGTGTATTTTTGAGATTGTTCATTTGACTCATTTATTTAtgtgagaaaagaaaattgtgaTGTCTAGAGGATGTAGAGCGATAAATGTTTTTCAGCAAAGAAGACACATACCAAAATTCTGGAAGCATTAGAGAATTACACAGGAGGCCAATGTTAATATGTGATACAATCCTTGGCACTGTTTACATATTTGAAGGTAAAAACTACAAGTGAAAGCATCGGTCCAGATTCACAAGTAGGATCGAACAAAGAGAAATTAAGGTATACCTCAATGGCCATGCACCCCCCTTGACCCATATTCGGTTGCATGGCATGGACAGAATCCCCAAGCAAGGTCACACGACCCCTTCCCCAAGTAAGAATGGGTTCCCTGTCATATATATCACGTCGAAGAATGGCATCTTCATCTGTGGCCAGTATCAAATCTATCACATTATCACACCAACCCTCAAAAATTTTCAACAACCGATCCTTTTTACCTGCCGAAATATCAATCAGCAAGATAACATTGGAAACTGACattagaaaatgataaaaaactttCACCACAGTGACCAGTAAAAGGACAAATACTTGAAATATAACTTGAGCAacatacaacaaaaatattatttatttcccaAAACCCTCTTTTACAAAAGGAAGGCCTTCCTGTTGTAAATTTACCAGGCAGTTAGCATCTTCATAACAGACCACATTCCACAATCATTTTTGCTAACAACACAAGTTGCTATAGTATGACAAGCATATTTTAGCCTTATTGCTTTAAGTTTATGACTTCTCAGTTGAATGCATAGACTTTTGTCAGATGCAaccatttgtgttttttaaaaggatttatATGAATTTGAATGATCAATTGTGTTGTCATGCCAAACACAAATATGttgcatgaaattaattttatttctactgAACACTAAAAGCTGATGTTTCAACTGTATAAATTTGTCAATAAAATTTCCTGTTCAGAGCATGCTTATAATGGATCTGGAGCATCAGAAATGTATCTACCACGGGGGCCATCCATGCCACCAGGTTGTTCCTTGTGAAATGCATACCACTGCATCTTTCCAGCACCCACATCTGAAGACACGAAGTATTGTTTGTGACCCAAAAATACACGATACCTTCAGGGAAAAACTCAAAGTAAGCATCTAGACCACACACAATTCAACTAATACAAAATGTGCACTCCACTAAATCCTAACTAGGTAAACTGTGACAGAAAAAAAGCGGCGTTTGGTGGAAAGTTGGTATGCAATGAAATGAAACATACCCAACAGTCTCGATATCGACAGGCACAAAATCTGCTATACCAGTATAACATGTATAGCCTGAGTACACTGCCTCCTTGGGTCCAAATAAGTTCTTCCTCACCTGTGCACAAGACAAacataagaaattcaaaatcacACTGAAGTGCATAGCTCCAGAACGCTAGAGACTGCACGTGTAACAGAACTTTCATACACTCTACTTCAATTGTGGCAGTTGGCTGGTAGCATTGGTTGAGATCATTCAAAAGAGaagttttatcttttataaaatcTGGTTTCAAAGGGATAATGAAAGTACTTGACATAGTAATACCTTTGACCATATTCCATCAGCACCCACTAGGAGATCACCTTCAAATTGTTGTCCATTCTCGAGCACCACAGTGATCTaaacttgtaaattttaaaagaacaatTAAATGAATGTGCAAATTCAAGAAGCAGACAAGATGCTTTTATGAATATTTGGTTGAGCAAGAAACGAAAACCAGAAAGAACTCTCATTGAGGGAAGATTTTGCCAAAAGGACAATCTTCAACAAATCCGCAGTTCATACTACCTTATTCCCTTCATCCTGAAAACTAACAACATTACTATCATTAAGAATCACATCATCTCCAACTGCACGAGCTAGGATCTGTTGCAAAGTCATTCGGCTAATAACTCTCGTGACAGGAAGCCCTCTTTCTGCTG from Populus trichocarpa isolate Nisqually-1 chromosome 5, P.trichocarpa_v4.1, whole genome shotgun sequence includes these protein-coding regions:
- the LOC7489733 gene encoding zeaxanthin epoxidase, chloroplastic gives rise to the protein MASSTLFCNTPTAVFSRTQFPVPIFSNSSVEFSSSTHYNYNFKTKTGSAKKLKHVNAVVTEAPAVSESRGKQSEQRKLKVLVAGGGIGGLVFALAAKRKGFEVMVFEKDLSAVRGEGQYRGPIQIQSNALAALEAIDLEVAEEVMRAGCITGDRINGLVDGVSGTWYVKFDTFTPAAERGLPVTRVISRMTLQQILARAVGDDVILNDSNVVSFQDEGNKITVVLENGQQFEGDLLVGADGIWSKVRKNLFGPKEAVYSGYTCYTGIADFVPVDIETVGYRVFLGHKQYFVSSDVGAGKMQWYAFHKEQPGGMDGPRGKKDRLLKIFEGWCDNVIDLILATDEDAILRRDIYDREPILTWGRGRVTLLGDSVHAMQPNMGQGGCMAIEDSYQLALELDKAWKQSVESGTSVDVISSLRSYENARRLRVAIIHGMARMAAIMASTYKAYLGVGLGPLSFLTKFRIPHPGRVGGRFFVDIAMPVMLNWVLGGNSSKLEGRSLSCRLSDKASDQLRRWFEDDDALERALDGEWFLLPCGNEAVASQPIGLSRDENKPCVVGSVSHDDFPGMSIVIPAPEVSEMHARISCKNGAFYLIDLRSEHGTFITDNEGRRYRATPNFPARFHPSDMIEFGSDKKATFRVKVMRSPPKISEKKEESQVLRSV